A stretch of the Phoenix dactylifera cultivar Barhee BC4 unplaced genomic scaffold, palm_55x_up_171113_PBpolish2nd_filt_p 000519F, whole genome shotgun sequence genome encodes the following:
- the LOC120106286 gene encoding probable small nuclear ribonucleoprotein F isoform X2 — MAAVPVNPKPFLNNLTGKPVIVKLKWGMEYKGYLVSVDSYMNLQLANTEEYIDGQFSGNLGEILIRCNNVLYLRGVPEDEEIEDAE, encoded by the exons GCTGTTCCAGTTAACCCAAAACCTTTCTTGAACAACTTGACTGGGAAGCCTGTAATTGTGAAACTGAAGTGGGGGATGGAATACAAAG GTTATCTTGTCTCAGTAGATTCCTATATGAATTTGCAG CTTGCCAACACCGAAGAATACATTGATGGGCAATTCTCAGGGAATCTTGGGGAGATACTAATAAG ATGCAACAATGTACTGTACCTTCGTGGTGTACCAGAAGATGAAGAAATTGAAGATGCTGAATGA
- the LOC120106286 gene encoding probable small nuclear ribonucleoprotein F isoform X1: MPFFCCKSYLATLSRFNNLVSLLMLQAVPVNPKPFLNNLTGKPVIVKLKWGMEYKGYLVSVDSYMNLQLANTEEYIDGQFSGNLGEILIRCNNVLYLRGVPEDEEIEDAE; encoded by the exons ATGCCCTTTTTCTGTTGTAAAAGTTATCTTGCTACATTATCAAGGTTCAACAACCTTGTGTCTCTATTGATGTTGCAGGCTGTTCCAGTTAACCCAAAACCTTTCTTGAACAACTTGACTGGGAAGCCTGTAATTGTGAAACTGAAGTGGGGGATGGAATACAAAG GTTATCTTGTCTCAGTAGATTCCTATATGAATTTGCAG CTTGCCAACACCGAAGAATACATTGATGGGCAATTCTCAGGGAATCTTGGGGAGATACTAATAAG ATGCAACAATGTACTGTACCTTCGTGGTGTACCAGAAGATGAAGAAATTGAAGATGCTGAATGA